The following coding sequences are from one Panicum hallii strain FIL2 chromosome 5, PHallii_v3.1, whole genome shotgun sequence window:
- the LOC112892828 gene encoding uncharacterized protein LOC112892828 has protein sequence MSAAAAAMPSSGTSTMKLLVDRASQRVLFAEAGKDVVDFIFGLLAMPLGAAASLLRAEGAAAGALGSVANVYASVEKMDAAYMQGPEARDALLVNDSLPSGPSTRLLPATTTTSAAFATSISTAAPSYCCMWGPPPGMPMPPPAGPTYYYPPYPPTQAPVPESGVALLPAWLFRCHACYALGSPQESRGFVQGVASYTVMDDLTVSPASNVSTVALLGRLGVKDLDAIEERTVTVGRKECLEILKVSLQSKTVLTDVFLAKTTNKRARTAGDKNDDDAVTTKSEWGLQVVETGDK, from the exons atgagcgccgccgccgccgccatgccgtCCTCCGGGACCTCCACCATGAAGCTGCTCGTCGACAGGGCGTCCCAGCGCGTCCTCTTCGCGGAGGCCGGCAAGGacgtcgtcgacttcatcttcgGCCTCCTCGCCAtgccgctcggcgccgccgcgagCCTGCTCCGCGCcgagggcgccgccgccggcgctctcGGCAGCGTCGCGAACGTCTACGCCAGCGTGGAGAAGATGGACGCTGCGTACATGCAGGGCCCCGAGGCCCGGGACGCGCTGCTCGTCAACGACAGCTTGCCGTCGGGTCCCTCCACCCGGCTCctccccgccaccaccaccactagCGCCGCCTTCGCCACATCTATTAGCACCGCGGCCCCGAGCTACTGCTGCATGTGGGGGCCGCCGCCGGGGATGCCCATGCCTCCTCCTGCCGGCCCAACCTACTACTATCCGCCATACCCTCCAACACAGGCGCCGGTGCCCGAGAGCGGCGTCGCCCTGCTGCCGGCGTGGCTGTTCCGCTGCCACGCCTGCTACGCGCTGGGGTCGCCCCAGGAGAGCAGGGGGTTCGTCCAGGGCGTGGCGAGCTACACCGTCATGGACGACCTCACCGTCTCGCCCGCGTCCAATGTGTCCACCGTGGCGCTGCTCGGCAGGCTCGGCGTCAAGGACCTCGACGCGATCGAGGAGAGGACGGTCACCGTCGGCCGCAAAGAG TGTTTGGAGATCCTCAAGGTGTCCTTGCAGTCCAAGACCGTTCTGACTGATGTCTTCCTGGCAAAGACGACGAACAAGAGGGCGCGCACTGCCGGCGACAAGAACGACGACGACGCTGTCACCACCAAATCTGAGTGGGGCCTCCAAGTCGTAGAGACTGGAGATAAATAG
- the LOC112892829 gene encoding uncharacterized protein LOC112892829, with protein MALTCPSMKLLVDVKGGRVLYAEAGKDVVDFLFALLTLPVATVVKLLRKDAMAGCVASLYGSVERLDAAYVRSADARAALLAPAGGYESGRLLQLQAAAPAAAAVEVYQCSKGGTGDCYSYVAALRSTPCRHCRGAMNVPIELVGCSGGAPGGGGAEAAGAASLSDVAGTGFVKEVVMYTVTDDLQVAPMSTISSIAALNALGITDISSLQEKSVRVGYDEGLEILRASLQSKTVLTDIFLGKKVREAAAAPLQKKKNTEAAAAAAPSDNKKEPKAATPSKKEKK; from the exons ATGGCTCTGACCTGCCCGAGCATGAAGCTGCTGGTCGACGTCAAGGGCGGGCGCGTGCTGTACGCCGAGGCCGGCAAGGACGTCGTCGACTTCCTCTTCGCCCTCCTCACCCTGCCCGTCGCTACGGTCGTCAAGCTCCTGCGCAAGGACGCCATGGCCGGCTGCGTCGCCAGCCTCTACGGCAGCGTCGAGCGGCTGGACGCGGCCTACGTCCGCTCCGCCGACGCCAGGGCCGCGCTGCTCGCGCCGGCCGGCGGGTACGAGAGCGGGAGACTCCTCCAGCTGcaagccgccgcgccggccgcggccgccgtggAAGTCTACCAGTGTAGCAAGGGCGGCACGGGCGACTGCTACAGTTACGTGGCCGCGTTGAGGAGCACGCCGTGCCGCCACTGTCGTGGCGCGATGAACGTGCCCATCGAGCTCGTGGGCTGCTCCGGCGGCGCGCCCGGTGGTGGCGGGGCagaggcggcgggggcggcttcGCTCTCCGATGTTGCCGGCACGGGGTTCGTTAAGGAGGTCGTGATGTACACGGTCACGGACGACCTCCAGGTCGCGCCCATGTCCACCATCTCCAGCATCGCCGCCCTCAACGCCCTGGGCATCACGGACATCAGCTCGCTCCAGGAGAAGTCAGTTCGAGTGGGGTACGACGAG GGTTTGGAGATTCTGAGAGCGTCGCTGCAGTCCAAGACCGTGCTGACGGACATCTTCCTCGGGAAGAAGGTACGGGAGGCAGCCGCCGCACCTctgcagaagaagaagaacacggaggccgctgccgctgctgcgCCTTCGGATAACAAGAAGGAACCGAAGGCTGCTACCCCGTcaaagaaggagaagaaataA
- the LOC112894542 gene encoding uncharacterized protein LOC112894542, translating into MAERPAAPLTMKMKLLVDTKAGRVLYAETGKDVVDFLFSLLTLPLGAVAQLLTAGAGAGSVVPQLDGPAAPTSAVAKLLPAAGAMVGSVGNLHRSVEALDASHVCRREATKALLEPAVLQLVVTAAAPAPAPNGRLFRCKGCPCSPRCYDYATRVSGTPCPVCKVEMTTEVQLVEPDGDAKPPAAAAGEGSSAGYVRDMVTYTVMDDLSVAPMSTICAVTALAALGVTDITGLQAKTVEIGYQEGLALLKASLQSQTVLTDVFLGAKGSSGGAGAAGLGSRNPYLFVRETF; encoded by the exons ATGGCAGAGAGACCCGCCGCTCCTCTGACCATGAAGATGAAGCTGCTCGTAGACACCAAGGCCGGGCGCGTGCTGTACGCGGAGACCGGCAAGGACGTCGTCGACTTCCTCTTCTCCCTCCTCACGCTCCCCCTCGGCGCGGTCGCGCAGCTCCTCACCGCAGGCGCCGGGGCCGGCTCGGTCGTCCCACAGCTCGACGGCCCTGCCGCCCCCACCAGCGCGGTGGCCAAGCTCCTCCCGGCCGCGGGCGCCATGGTCGGCTCCGTCGGCAACCTCCACCGCAGCGTGGAGGCGCTCGACGCCAGCCACGTCTGCCGCCGCGAGGCCACCAAAGCTCTGCTCGAGCCCGCCGTCCTGCAGCTGGTGGTCACCGCGgcggctccggcgccggcgccgaacGGGCGCCTCTTCAGGTGCAAGGGCTGCCCTTGCTCCCCTCGCTGCTACGACTACGCCACCAGGGTCAGCGGCACGCCGTGCCCCGTGTGCAAGGTCGAGATGACGACGGAGGTGCAGCTCGTGGAGCCCGACGGTGACGCGAagcccccggcggcggcggcgggcgaggggAGCAGCGCGGGGTACGTGCGGGACATGGTGACGTACACCGTGATGGACGATCTCTCAGTGGCGCCCATGTCCACCATCTGCGCCGTCACCGCCCTCGCCGCCCTCGGCGTCACCGACATCACCGGGCTCCAGGCCAAGACAGTGGAGATCGGCTACCAAGAG GGTTTGGCGTTGCTGAAGGCGTCGTTGCAGTCGCAGACGGTGCTCACCGACGTCTTCCTCGGCGCGAAAGGGAGTAGTGGTGGTGCAGGAGCTGCTGGATTGGGGTCTCGGAATCCGTATTTGTTCGTCAGGGAAACCTTTTAG
- the LOC112894544 gene encoding uncharacterized protein LOC112894544: MAIDGLVIKLLIDTKAQKVCFAEAGNDVIELLSCLLCLPMGTVVNLLTKEHMVGSIGNVLDSMQELDAKYVCSSKSKEPYLSPTVAPDILCPLQQLLDAPLNVNSSVFTCLGKTDSHTGTRITCGYFSVIKGSTCPSCFHHMNEEMPHVRNNGFAFGTSSKGFVVGTTTYTISDALSITPASSVSSINLLARCGVKDLSTLQQRTVTIGSEEALEILLASLKSKTVLTDVFLPKKKVRCKKEVAA; encoded by the exons ATGGCTATTGATGGATTAGTGATCAAGCTCTTGATTGACACCAAGGCTCAGAAAGTCTGCTTCGCTGAAGCTGGCAATGATGTCATCGAGCTCCTCTCCTGCCTCCTATGCCTCCCTATGGGCACCGTCGTCAACCTGcttaccaaggagcacatggttgGTAGCATTGGTAATGTGCTTGACAGCATGCAGGAACTGGACGCCAAGTATGTATGCTCAAGCAAGAGCAAGGAGCCCTATCTCAGCCCTACCGTTGCCCCTGACATACTCTGTCCTTTGCAACAGCTACTGGATGCACCACTAAATGTGAATAGCAGTGTCTTCACTTGTTTAGGGAAAACAGACAGCCACACTGGTACACGTATTACTTGTGGATACTTTTCAGTTATCAAAGGCAGCACATGCCCATCTTGCTTCCATCACATGAATGAGGAAATGCCACATGTCAGAAACAATGGGTTTGCGTTTGGGACTAGCAGCAAGGGGTTTGTTGTTGGGACTACCACCTACACCATCTCTGATGCTCTCTCAATAACCCCAGCATCCAGCGTATCAAGCATCAACCTGCTTGCACGGTGTGGCGTAAAGGACCTGAGCACGCTGCAACAAAGGACTGTAACCATTGGCAGTGAAGAG GCACTGGAGATACTCCTGGCTTCCCTGAAGTCCAAGACCGTACTGACTGATGTCTTTCTCCCGAAGAAAAAAGTTCGTTGCAAGAAGGAAGTTGCCGCTTAG
- the LOC112894726 gene encoding probable carboxylesterase 15 yields MSGAEAQRVVEDFFGVIRLFDDGSVVRGDESTIMPVGPFPDAPGVQWKDAVYDAARGLKVRVYRPHAAAGNEGKFPMLVYFHGGGYCIGAYDQPMFHSCCQRFAAELPAVVLSVQYRLAPEHRLPAAIEDGATFFSWLRAQAAAPGASAEPWLAESADFSRTFVSGVSAGANLAHHAVVRIAAGQILLGPVRIAGYILFSAFFGSNERTTTESDPPAGASLTVEMSDQLWRMALPAGATRDHPLANPFAPGGVSLEPLPLPPALVVAPGRDVLWGHVLRYAARLKEMGKAVELAEFVGERHGFSVGQRSEATEELMGILKRFVHKLLNDVN; encoded by the coding sequence ATGTCCGGCGCCGAAGCGCAGCGCGTCGTGGAGGACTTCTTCGGCGTCATCCGGCTATTCGACGACGGCTCCGTCGTCCGCGGCGACGAATCGACCATCATGCCGGTGGGGCCGTTCCCGGACGCCCCGGGCGTCCAGTGGAAGGACGCCGTGTACGACGCGGCTCGAGGCCTCAAGGTTCGCGTGTACAGGCCACACGCGGCCGCCGGCAACGAGGGCAAGTTCCCCATGCTCGTGTACTTCCACGGAGGCGGCTACTGCATCGGCGCCTACGACCAGCCCATGTTCCACTCCTGCTGCCAGCGCTTCGCCGCCGAGCTCCCCGCCGTGGTGCTCTCCGTCCAGTATCGCCTCGCCCCCGAGCATCGCCTCCCCGCGGCCATCGAGGACGGCGCGACGTTCTTCTCCTGGTTGCGTGCGCAGGCTGCCGCACCGGGCGCTAGCGCCGAGCCGTGGCTTGCCGAATCGGCCGACTTCTCCCGGACGTTCGTGTCCGGCGTGTCGGCCGGCGCGAACCTGGCCCACCACGCCGTGGTCCGGATCGCCGCCGGGCAGATCCTGCTCGGCCCGGTGCGCATCGCCGGATACATCCTCTTCTCCGCGTTCTTCGGCAGCAACGAACGCACGACGACGGAGTCCGATCCCCCGGCCGGCGCGTCCCTGACGGTGGAGATGTCCGACCAGCTCTGGCGCATGGCGCTGCCGGCGGGGGCCACCAGGGACCATCCGCTGGCGAACCCGTTCGCGCCGGGCGGCGTGAGCCTggagccgctgccgctgccgccggcgctCGTCGTGGCGCCCGGCCGCGACGTGCTGTGGGGCCACGTGCTGCGCTACGCCGCGAGGCTGAAGGAGATGGGGAAGGCCGTTGAGCTCGCCGAATTCGTGGGGGAGCGGCATGGCTTCTCTGTTGGACAGCGGAGCGAGGCGACGGAGGAATTGATGGGAATCTTGAAGCGGTTCGTGCACAAATTACTGAATGACGTGAACTGA
- the LOC112891835 gene encoding probable carboxylesterase 15 codes for MPGDTAPHVVEDFFGVIRLLSDGSVVRADQAVLMRAEPPFLDVPGVQWKDAVYDAARGLKVRLYRPSPSSVAAGEGGSINNKLPVLVHFHGGGYCVGSYDQLGGADYLRRRLAADLPAVVLSVQYRLAPEHRLPAAIEDGAAFLAWLRAQAALGAGAEPWLAESADFAWTFLSGVSAGANLAHHLAVRAGSGQVALAPVRLAGCALLSAFFGGVERTAAESDPPDGVSLTVEMADQLWRMALPEGATRDHPLANVFGPDSPDLEPVALPPVLVEAPEVDVLRDRVLLYAARLKEMGKAVELAAFKGEQHGFSVLRWGEANEELIRILKRFVGQMK; via the coding sequence ATGCCGGGCGACACGGCGCCGCACGTCGTGGAGGACTTCTTCGGCGTCATCCGGCTCCTCAGCGACGGCTCCGTCGTGCGCGCCGACCAGGCCGTGCTCATGCGGGCGGAGCCGCCGTTCCTGGACGTCCCCGGCGTCCAGTGGAAGGACGCCGTGTACGACGCGGCGCGCGGCCTCAAGGTCCGCTTGTAcaggccgtcgccgtcgtccgTGGCCGCCGGCGAAGGGGGTAGTATTAATAATAAGCTCCCGGTGCTGGTGCacttccacggcggcggctACTGCGTCGGCTCCTACGACCAGCTCGGGGGAGCCGACTACCTCCGCCGGCGCCTCGCCGCCGACCTCCCCGCCGTCGTCCTCTCCGTCCAGTACCGCCTCGCCCCCGAGCACCGCCTCCCGGCGGCGATCGAGGACGGCGCGGCGTTCCTCGCCTGGCTGCGAGCGCAGGCGGCGCTCGGCGCGGGCGCCGAGCCGTGGCTCGCGGAGTCGGCCGACTTCGCCTGGACGTTCCTGTCCGGCGTCTCGGCCGGCGCCAACCTGGCCCACCACCTCGCGGTCCGGGCCGGCTCGGGCCAAGTCGCGCTCGCCCCGGTGCGCCTCGCCGGGTGCGCCCTCCTGTCCGCGTTCTTCGGCGGCGTCGAGCGCACGGCGGCGGAGTCGGATCCCCCGGACGGCGTGTCCCTGACGGTCGAGATGGCCGATCAGTTGTGGCGCATGGCTCTGCCGGAGGGGGCTACCAGGGACCACCCACTGGCCAACGTATTCGGACCGGACAGCCCCGACCTGGAGCCAGTGGCGCTGCCGCCGGTGCTCGTCGAGGCGCCCGAGGTCGACGTGCTCCGCGACCGCGTGCTGCTCTACGCGGCGAGGCTGAAGGAGATGGGGAAGGCCGTGGAGCTCGCCGCGTTCAAGGGGGAGCAGCATGGCTTCTCCGTCCTGCGGTGGGGTGAGGCGAACGAGGAGCTGATCCGAATCTTGAAGCGTTTTGTTGGCCAGATGAAGTGA
- the LOC112894802 gene encoding probable carboxylesterase 15, with product MFGDGDTAPRVVEDYRGVIQILSDGTIVRSDPAVLRPPERFPDVPGVKWEDVVYDAAHGLKLRVYRSAAAGDAGKLPVLVYFHSGGFCLGTFEQPNFHSGCLRLASELPAVVLSADYRLGPEHRLPAAIDDAAAALSWLRGQAALGAGAHHPWLAESADFTKVFVAGESSGANMSHHVAVRRGSGQLALHPLRVAGHVLLTPFFGGAERTAAEAEPPAGALFTPEMSDALWRLSLPAGATRDHPAASPFGPDSPCLEPVAFPPVLVVSAGCDILHERVLRYAARLEGMGKPVELAVLEGQEHAFFSRQPWGEGASELIRVMKSFVHNGDCAGCN from the coding sequence ATGTTCGGCGACGGCGACACGGCACCACGCGTCGTCGAGGACTACCGCGGCGTCATCCAGATCCTCAGCGACGGCACCATCGTCCGGTCGGACCCCGCCGTCCTCCGGCCGCCGGAGCGCTTCCCCGACGTCCCTGGCGTCAAGTGGGAGGACGTCGTGTACGACGCCGCGCACGGCCTCAAGCTGCGCGTGTACAggtcggcggcggccggggacgcCGGGAAGCTGCCGGTGCTCGTGTACTTCCACAGCGGCGGCTTCTGCCTCGGGACGTTCGAGCAGCCCAACTTCCACTCCGGCTGCCTCCGCCTCGCGTCGGAGCTGCCCGCCGTCGTCCTCTCCGCCGACTACCGCCTCGGCCCCGAGCACCGCCTCCCCGCCGCCATCGACGACGCCGCGGCTGCCCTGTCCTGGCTGCGCGGACAGGCCGCGCTCGGCGCGGGCGCCCATCATCCATGGCTCGCTGAATCGGCCGACTTCACCAAGGTGTTCGTCGCCGGCGAGTCCTCCGGCGCGAACATGTCCCACCACGTCGCGGTGAGGCGCGGGTCGGGCCAGCTCGCCCTCCACCCGCTGCGCGTCGCGGGGCACGTCCTGCTGACGCCGTTCTTCGGCGGCGCCGAGCgcaccgcggcggaggcggagcccCCGGCGGGCGCGCTGTTCACGCCCGAGATGTCCGACGCGCTGTGGCGCCTGTCGCTCCCGGCCGGCGCGACCAGGGACCACCCGGCGGCGAGCCCGTTCGGCCCGGACAGCCCGTGCCTGGAGCCGGTGGCGTTCCCGCCGGTGCTCGTCGTGTCGGCCGGGTGCGACATCCTCCACGAGCGCGTGCTGCGCTACGCGGCGAGGCTGGAGGGGATGGGGAAGCCCGTGGAGCTCGCCGTCCTCGAGGGGCAGGAGCACGCGTTCTTTTCCCGCCAGCCGTGGGGCGAGGGCGCCAGCGAGCTGATCCGAGTCATGAAGAGCTTTGTCCACAATGGCGACTGCGCCGGGTGCAACTAG
- the LOC112892830 gene encoding AMSH-like ubiquitin thioesterase 3, producing the protein MGPSQQRGGAFDIEALAPAIAVDHSIRLPNYFRIADSLLTQANVYREEKNHIQLYVLLLRYSRLLFETIPKHRDYRTFKSGEKDFFKKKLSDVIGELELLKPVVQQRIAELDVGDITEPHCLNGTYAASCRIDKHSADSNAPQDVMRHQMASSPSVKPVRQICKQNVGLPYPKEDTLSRHSILGPDGLSRQGVGSVFAMKVQYPTSDEITQSDISSLLPAILNQDGLNGDSKALLYGSKTDNEIRLSVPVEEELYQLSTQQPSYPPMLPQGHVDRPIFSSRVADSKPECAISDIDHYRRVDVPEELTACFLKAAEANTIKTLETCGLIFGALLMDPDVGEYFKVTALIIPKQKSTSDTCEATCEEEIPGVVQSIGSPYQLGWIHTHPTQDCFMSSVDLHNHYSYQKELHEAFAIVLAPSKQSKKDREKIFQLTDPGGMRAIGDCAKRSFHPHDFGTYKECSHIKLKSALAFRVIDLR; encoded by the exons ATGGGGCCGTCTCAGCAGCGCGGGGGAGCTTTCGACATCGAGGCATTGGCGCCGGCCATCGCCGTCGACCACAGCATCAGGCTCCCCAACTACTTCCGCATCGCCGACAGCCTCCTCACCCAG GCTAACGTATATAGGGAGGAGAAGAACCACATCCAGCTGTATGTTCTTCTCCTGAGATACTCGAG GCTTTTGTTCGAGACTATTCCAAAACATCGTGACTACCGCACGTTCAAGTCAGGAGAAAAGGACTTCTTCAAGAAG AAACTATCGGATGTCATTGGTGAGCTAGAGTTGCTGAAGCCAGTCGTGCAGCAGAGGATTGCAGAGCTTGATGTGGGTGATATTACAGAACCTCATTGTTTAAATGGAACCTATGCTGCGAGTTGCAGGATTGACAAGCATTCGGCAGACTCAAATGCACCACAG GACGTTATGAGACATCAAATGGCATCATCACCGAGTGTCAAACCTGTCAGGCAGATCTGCAAACA AAATGTTGGTCTACCTTATCCAAAAGAAGATACACTATCCAGGCACTCCATACTAGGGCCTGATGGACTTTCTAGGCAGGGAGTTGGATCTGTTTTTGCAATGAAG GTCCAGTATCCAACTAGTGATGAAATAACACAAAGTGATATCTCTAG TTTACTACCAGCTATCTTGAACCAAGATGGCCTGAATGGCGACAGTAAAGCATTGCTATATGGCTCCAAAACTGACAATGAAATACGGTTGTCTGTGCCAGTAGAAGAAGAATTGTACCAACTGAGTACCCAACAGCCTTCTTACCCACCAATGCTGCCACAAGGACATGTGGATCGACCAATATTTTCCTCAAGAGTTGCCGATTCAAAGCCAGAGTGTGCTATCTCAGATATTGACCATTATCGGCGCGTGGATGTT CCAGAGGAGTTGACAGCATGTTTCCTAAAGGCTGCTGAGGCAAATACCATAAAAACTCTAGAAACATGTGGGCTTATTTTTGGTGCACTGCTCATGGACCCAGAT GTAGGTGAGTATTTTAAGGTGACAGCCTTGATAATTCCAAAACAGAAATCTACAAGTGATACG TGCGAAGCTACATGTGAAGAAGAAATACCGGGAGTTGTTCAGAGCATTGGCTCACCTTACCAGCTTGGTTGGATTCAT ACACATCCAACACAGGACTGTTTTATGTCTTCTGTTGATCTCCATAATCATTATTCGTATCAG AAGGAGCTGCACGAAGCATTTGCAATAGTTCTGGCACCTTCAAAACAAAG CAAAAAAGACCGCGAGAAAATATTTCAGCTCACGGATCCAGGTGGTATGCGTGCAATTGGAGATTGCGCCAAGAGGAGTTTCCATCCTCATGACTTTGGAACCTACAAGGAATGCTCCCACATAAAGTTGAAATCTGCTTTAGCTTTTCGTGTCATTGACCTTCGATAA
- the LOC112893986 gene encoding histone H3.2, with translation MARTKQTARKSTGGKAPRKQLATKAARKSAPATGGVKKPHRFRPGTVALREIRKYQKSTELLIRKLPFQRLVREIAQDFKTDLRFQSSAVAALQEAAEAYLVGLFEDTNLCAIHAKRVTIMPKDIQLARRIRGERA, from the coding sequence ATGGCCCGCACGAAGCAGACGGCGCGCAAGTCGACGGGCGGCAAGGCGCCGCGGAAGCAGCTGGCGACGAAGGCGGCGCGCAAGTCGGCGCCGGCGACGGGCGGTGTGAAGAAGCCGCACCGCTTCCGCCCGGGCACGGTGGCGCTGCGCGAGATCCgcaagtaccagaagagcacGGAACTGCTGATCCGGAAGCTGCCCTTCCAGCGGCTGGTGCGGGAGATCGCgcaggacttcaagacggaccTGCGGTTCCAGTCctcggccgtggcggcgctgcAGGAGGCCGCGGAGGCCTACCTGGTGGGGCTCTTCGAGGACACCAACCTCTGCGCCATCCACGCCAAGCGCGTCACCATCATGCCCAAGGACATCCAGCTCGCGCGCCGCATCAGGGGCGAGAGGGCCTAG